In the genome of Quercus robur chromosome 3, dhQueRobu3.1, whole genome shotgun sequence, one region contains:
- the LOC126718004 gene encoding uncharacterized mitochondrial protein AtMg00810-like, producing the protein MDVKNAFLNGDLHEEVYMQPPPGYPHSGNQVCRLRRALYGLKQAPRAWFEKFSSVVAQQGFTSSPHDTALFVRRSSTGITLILLYVDDMIITGDDSAGIRSLQNFLSQHFEMKDLGTLSYFLGLEVTSSSDGYYLSQAKYASDLLSKAGVTDNKTVSTPLEYNAKLTPLDGEPISDATRYRQLVGSLIYLTVTRPDISHAVGMVSKFMDAPRSVHYAAVLRILRYVKGTLYHGLHYSSRSSLELHAYSDADWAGDPTDRCSITGFCFLLGTSLVSWRSKKQDVVSRSSTEAEYRALADTTCELVWLRWLLADMDAPQPTATPLYCDNRSAIYIAHNDVFHERTKHIEIDCHITRQHLKKGNLQLFSISSADQPADIFTKTHPPGRLRDLISKLQLASSLPPRV; encoded by the coding sequence atggatgtgaagaatgctttcctcaatggagacctccatgaagaagtgtacatgcaaccaccccctggctatccacactcaggcaatcaagtttgccgccttcgccgtgctctttatggccttaagcaggctcctcgagcttggtttgaaaagtttagctcagttgttgctcagcAGGGTTTCACTTCAAGTCCTCATGACACTGCTCTCTTTGTTCGAAGATCCTCTActggtatcactcttattcttctttatgttgatgatatgattattactggagatgattctgcaggTATCCGTTCTCTTCAGAACttccttagtcagcattttgagatgaaagatttgggcactctcagctattttcttgggcttgaggttacctcatcctctgatggatactatctttcccaggctaaatatgcttctgatcttctctcTAAAGCCGGTGTCACTGATAACAAAACTGTTTCCACTCCTTtggaatacaatgcaaagctcacacccttggacggtgaacctatatccgatgctactcgctatcgtcagttggttggcagtttaatctatctcactgttactcgtCCAGATATTTCACATGCTgtgggtatggttagtaagttcatggatgcacctcgttctgtccactatgctgctgttcttcggattctccgatatgtcaaaggcacactttatcatggtctgcattactcctctcgatcttctctcgagcttcatgcctattcagatgctgactgggcaggtgatccgactgatcgatgctctatcacaggtttctgtttcttgttaggtacttctctggtctcgtggcgcagcaagaagcaggatgtggtttcccgttctagtactgaggctgagtatcgtgcccttgccgacaccacttgtgagcttgtttggcttcgctggctcttggctgacatggatgctccacagcccactgccactcctctttattgtgacaatcgtagtgctatctacattgctcataatgatgtcttccatgaacgcactaaacatattgagatcgactgccacatcactcgccagcatcttaagaaaggaaatctccagttattctccatctcctctgctgaccagcctgctgatatctttaccaagactcacccgcctggtcgtcttcgagatcttatatccaaactccagttggcttcctccttgccacctcgagtttga